CTTATGGCCCTACGTCGCCGGCGCCGATATCGGCCTTTTCCGTCTCAACGCCGCGATTTCTTTGGGATATTACCAGATTATGAGGAAATGTAAAGGGTTTTTGCCCCAGGCCGTGACGTACGATGGCGCTCGAGTATCCTTTGTGATATATTATTTCGGCGTGAGAGTACCCCTTGCTTCCTTTCTGGTCTTATTTACGGCGGCCGCGGCCGGGGCGCAGTGGCGCGCGGAGGAGCCGCCCCCGGGCCAACTCGTCGTCGCCAAGCTGAAGTACGGCGGCGGCGGCGACTGGTACGCCAACCCCACCAGCCTCCCCAATCTCCACCGCGCGCTCCGCGAGCGCGCCGGCCTCCCCGCGGCCCGGATAAAGGACGACGTCGTCGTCGACGCGGCCACCG
This is a stretch of genomic DNA from bacterium. It encodes these proteins:
- a CDS encoding DUF4159 domain-containing protein produces the protein MRKCKGFLPQAVTYDGARVSFVIYYFGVRVPLASFLVLFTAAAAGAQWRAEEPPPGQLVVAKLKYGGGGDWYANPTSLPNLHRALRERAGLPAARIKDDVVVDAATDALFDYPILFMTGHGNVRFSGGEVARLRRYLERGGFLHVDDNYGLDDSWRRECARLFPDSPLLELPPDHEIYHIYYDFPAGLPKIHEHHGGPARGYAVFHQGRMV